The proteins below are encoded in one region of Podarcis raffonei isolate rPodRaf1 chromosome 6, rPodRaf1.pri, whole genome shotgun sequence:
- the ZSWIM3 gene encoding zinc finger SWIM domain-containing protein 3, giving the protein MELGSCFKNYEDFRECFSTYKKENRLQYGLRSCVSIRFHNRKNGTNIREDVTFMQVKFGCSRSRDSGKKRKQQASLCPAYFVLQYNEEIDRLVISELNGNHVHTESKASLVSSNAPPGTRMATKLPGPPKAPGSPPAKLRREEPAEVEACERDSDVSVEVEVDSDEPSLLPPSPRKEAEVPPQAGEDGSSSSAFLQVAEVMKNFLRVDMGSLASISVGSDQDLERLNFQTSKMRSLFVKFPESLLLHRVQSKKGHILYAFLVESKERVGKLVHLAILKEDTQENTRKMFSVFKEFNPEWQKVKVVFMDMSFLHRASLQELFPSAQVLLSVYHTVRLLEKKLKESHASFSFKYNFKLALKDAVFSTSTSNLDALSQQVRHVVDQDLYKYLRTNWFSCEMLWYMHAKKGLHSCSTYIDSLDFVAQKLSQLFGTQPSLETSILRFVEYADSFNTKGLENLTQGLAEDSRSGLMQELKVLARPAVRRSSSTASQQQQQPLPGNAAEEPPKQFTKYSPAKPLATMLSALRDSCTDVAYQLCLNEWDVVQKSVQLLSCARFKTTVQLLEDTHQVSRDGKSCSCYFHCRYQLPCRHILSMLLANGEVVGEAMVGKRWQKEYQHLSVLGENLLEFTEPSAGPLGAVGAASGERGDKIQSLSKELGNLLLQSEGEELEERTSTLKMIVNIWTKCCELQGGEGPEKKPLNVRNVGDLPFLWVKKEEMEEVEVASGMPSPAAEDVQTSLA; this is encoded by the exons ATGGAGCTGGGCTCCTGCTTCAAGAACTACGAGGACTTCCGGGAGTGCTTCAGCACCTACAAGAAGGAGAACCGGCTCCAGTACGGCTTGAGGAGCTGCGTCTCCATCCGCTTCCACAACCGCAAGAACGGGACCAACATCCGCGAGGACGTCAC GTTTATGCAGGTGAAGTTTGGCTGCTCCCGGTCGAGAGACTCCggcaagaagaggaagcagcaggccAGCTTGTGCCCGGCGTATTTCGTCCTGCAATACAACGAGGAAATCGACCGACTGGTGATCAGCGAGCTGAATGGCAACCACGTCCACACAGAGTCCAAGGCTTCCTTGGTCAGCTCCAATGCCCCACCTGGGACCAGGATGGCAACGAAGCTGCCTGGCCCCCCCAAAGCTCCCGGCAGCCCCCCAGCTAAGCTGCGCAGGGAGGAGCCAGCGGAGGTCGAAGCCTGTGAAAGGGACAGCGACGTGAGCGTGGAGGTCGAAGTGGACTCTGACGAGCCTTCGCTGCTCCCGCCCTCCCCTCGCAAGGAAGCCGAGGTTCCTCCTCAGGCGGGGGAAGATGGCTCCTCCAGCTCTGCTTTCCTCCAAGTCGCCGAAGTGATGAAAAACTTCCTGCGGGTGGACATGGGCTCCTTGGCCTCCATCAGCGTTGGCAGCGACCAGGACCTGGAGAGGCTGAACTTCCAGACCAGCAAGATGAGGAGCCTCTTCGTCAAGTTCCCCGAGAGCCTTCTGCTGCACCGGGTCCAGAGCAAGAAGGGCCACATCCTGTACGCTTTCCTCGTGGAGAgcaaggagagggtggggaagttgGTCCACCTTGCCATCTTGAAGGAGGACACGCAGGAGAACACGCGGAAGATGTTCTCCGTCTTCAAAGAGTTCAACCCCGAGTGGCAGAAGGTCAAGGTGGTCTTCATGGACATGTCCTTCCTCCACCGGGCCAGTTTGCAGGAGCTCTTCCCTTCGGCACAGGTCCTCCTCTCCGTCTACCACACCGTGCGGCTCCTGGAGAAAAAGCTGAAGGAGTCCCACGCTTCTTTCTCCTTCAAGTACAACTTCAAGCTGGCCCTGAAGGACGCCGTCTTCTCCACCTCCACCTCGAACCTGGACGCGTTGTCCCAGCAGGTGAGGCACGTGGTGGACCAGGACTTGTACAAGTACCTGCGGACTAACTGGTTCTCCTGCGAGATGCTCTGGTACATGCACGCCAAAAAGGGCCTCCATTCCTGCAGCACCTACATCGACAGCTTGGACTTTGTCGCTCAAAAGCTGTCCCAGCTTTTCGGCACCCAGCCGTCGCTGGAGACCAGCATCCTTCGCTTCGTGGAGTACGCCGACAGCTTCAACACCAAAGGCCTGGAGAACCTGACCCAGGGCCTGGCGGAGGACAGCCGCAGCGGCCTCATGCAGGAGCTGAAAGTCCTGGCCCGGCCCGCCGTGAGACGCAGCTCCAGTACCgcctcgcagcagcagcagcagccattgcCCGGGAACGCAGCAGAAGAGCCTCCGAAGCAGTTCACCAAATACAGCCCAGCCAAGCCTCTTGCCACCATGCTGTCGGCCCTGCGGGACAGCTGCACGGACGTTGCCTACCAGCTGTGCCTGAACGAGTGGGACGTGGTGCAGAAGTCGGTCCAGCTCCTGAGCTGCGCCAGGTTCAAGACCACGGTGCAGCTGCTGGAAGACACCCACCAGGTCAGCAGGGACGGCAAGAGCTGCAGCTGCTACTTCCACTGCCGCTACCAGCTGCCCTGCCGGCACATCTTGTCCATGCTGCTGGCCAACGGGGAGGtggtgggggaagccatggtgGGCAAGCGCTGGCAGAAGGAATACCAGCACCTTTCCGTCTTGGGGGAGAACCTTCTCGAGTTTACAGAGCCCTCCGCAGGCCCGctgggggcagtgggggcggcCTCAGGGGAGCGGGGGGACAAGATCCAGTCTCTCAGCAAGGAACTTGGGAACCTCCTGCTGCAGAGCGAGGGGGAGGAGCTAGAGGAGCGCACCTCCACCCTGAAGATGATTGTCAACATCTGGACTAAGTGTTGCGAGCTGCAGGGCGGGGAGGGGCCGGAGAAGAAGCCCCTCAACGTCCGGAACGTAGGAGACCTCCCCTTTCTCTGGGTGAAAAAGGAAGAGATGGAAGAAGTTGAGGTGGCTTCAGGAATGCCCAGCCCAGCCGCTGAAGACGTCCAGACTTCCCTGGCTTGA
- the ZSWIM1 gene encoding zinc finger SWIM domain-containing protein 1 yields the protein MALETVKELLSFDCGLLVAYQVYKSSQLESISFQTSQMRDVFLQHPEVVLIHRTHNPWGKALYTFVVDQPFMQLEGEVTKVIHFAVPTRESAEGLAQMYRTFKAFNPEWKQIKTFLVDPRFRWLPALSEAFPSVDVQLSVFHICKHLQHKIQQVSLEAHTERLVLSALRNAMCAPSESNLRKLYTILCGFVKPNRLPQLHKEWLLNEKIWAFHRWRTWGQCSQYFKDLEMLTHSLSQIFCIGPSLETCITKIAKTYQKVVQKSSAESAPGPGPLLGENGSSIQNLLVLRSSAAHSQRFLLPRDSAPTAAPTPPKPAAGVAAEESAREEEAEATSREAEERIKQSLSDICTEPAARLCLNEFAVVQSSAQLMGNNGEVASIQILEDAQSVRHKGLSSCTCHFSQTFQLPCRHVLAVLNSEGKDFEPGRIPARWRKGNSTSQEGQSSTDGLLEVLSCSWDKLLDKYLAVSFLTAEISRLLSQCSHEEFDRRYSTLRELADSWIGPYVQVKL from the coding sequence ATGGCCCTAGAAACTGTGAAGGAGCTCTTGAGCTTTGACTGCGGCTTGCTGGTGGCTTACCAGGTGTACAAAAGCTCCCAGCTGGAGTCCATCAGCTTTCAGACCAGCCAAATGAGGGACGTCTTCTTACAGCACCCTGAGGTTGTGCTCATTCATCGAACCCACAACCCATGGGGCAAGGCCCTCTACACCTTCGTGGTGGACCAGCCTTTCATGCAGCTGGAAGGGGAGGTGACCAAGGTGATCCACTTCGCAGTCCCCACCAGGGAGTCGGCGGAAGGCCTGGCTCAAATGTACCGCACCTTCAAGGCCTTCAACCCCGAATGGAAGCAGATCAAGACCTTCCTGGTTGACCCGCGCTTCCGGTGGCTGCCGGCGCTGTCGGAAGCGTTCCCCTCTGTGGACGTCCAGCTGTCTGTCTTCCACATATGCAAACACTTGCAGCACAAGATCCAGCAGGTCTCCCTGGAAGCCCACACGGAAAGGCTGGTTCTGAGCGCCTTGAGGAACGCCATGTGTGCCCCCAGCGAGAGCAACTTGAGGAAGCTGTACACCATCCTGTGTGGCTTTGTGAAGCCCAACCGCTTGCCCCAGCTCCACAAAGAGTGGCTGCTCAACGAGAAGATCTGGGCCTTTCACCGCTGGCGGACCTGGGGCCAGTGCAGCCAGTATTTCAAAGATCTGGAGATGCTCACACACAGCTTAAGCCAGATCTTCTGCATAGGACCATCCCTGGAGACCTGCATCACCAAAATAGCAAAGACTTAccagaaggttgtccagaagaGCTCCGCGGAGTCTGCGCCAGGCCCAGGCCCTTTGCTCGGGGAGAACGGCTCCTCCATCCAGAACCTGCTGGTGCTTCGCTCCTCTGCTGCACACTCTCAGAGGTTTCTGCTTCCAAGGGATTCTGCTCCGACCGCCGCGCCGACTCCCCCGAAGCCGGCGGCAGGGGTTGCTGCGGAAGAGTCGGCTCgcgaggaggaggcagaggcgaCTTCCAGAGAGGCTGAGGAGCGGATCAAGCAGTCCTTGAGCGACATCTGCACAGAGCCAGCGGCCAGGCTGTGCTTGAACGAGTTTGCGGTTGTCCAGAGCTCTGCGCAGTTGATGGGAAACAACGGAGAGGTTGCCAGCATACAGATCCTGGAAGACGCTCAGTCCGTGCGCCACAAGGGCCTCAGCAGCTGCACTTGCCACTTCAGCCAGACCTTCCAGCTGCCCTGCCGGCACGTCCTGGCTGTGCTGAACTCCGAAGGGAAGGATTTCGAGCCCGGCAGGATCCCAGCGCGGTGGCGCAAGGGAAACAGCACATCCCAAGAGGGACAGAGCAGCACCGACGGGCTGCTGGAGGTCCTGAGTTGCTCGTGGGACAAGTTGTTGGACAAGTACCTGGCTGTGTCTTTTCTCACTGCGGAGATCAGCCGGCTTCTGAGCCAGTGCAGTCACGAGGAGTTTGATCGCAGGTACAGCACCCTCCGCGAGCTGGCCGACAGCTGGATTGGGCCTTACGTGCAGGTGAAGTTGTAA
- the SPATA25 gene encoding spermatogenesis-associated protein 25 yields the protein MGRVQDRHSTEAATGQLSADTMSYYGMGNPSAGFFPPPSPGESGSREVEMAPSGPSSLYPGMPRETPASGGLSSAIGLLRKKLQAKQGAPHQLSGPQLLQDPDTKPPCGGACWSPGTSGQGAPERWEPHRGLCCRKLCPQGPDREYAAEQTGDRWLFLSSVPQPLPLSQPPKDFASSGGDFALARWGFLPSGVFLMSAKFGKDREAQPPLHLPPNICILTLAMMIAGIPTVPVPGVREEDMVHAAQCFVAENLEPGNAQGEAAQRRRRRWAAMQRLGPSCKRGDKQRKRATHRSLLPLFLAQLEK from the exons ATGGGGAGAGTTCAGGACAGGCACAGCACTGAGGCAGCCACAGGCCAGCTCTCAGCCGACACCATGTCCTATTATGGGATGGGGAACCCTTCCGCAGGCTTCTTTCCACCTCCAAGTCCAG GAGAATCGGGCAGCAGAGAGGTTGAAATGGCACCGAGTGGCCCGTCGAGCCTCTACCCTGGGATGCCAAGGGAGACCCCGGCTTCGGGGGGCCTCTCCTCTGCCATCGGGCTCCTGAGGAAGAAGCTGCAAGCCAAGCAGGGGGCTCCGCACCAGCTCAGCGGCCCCCAGCTGCTCCAGGATCCGGACACCAAGCCGCCTTGCGGAGGAGCCTGCTGGTCACCGGGCACATCTGGGCAAGGGGCGCCAGAAAGGTGGGAGCCACACCGAGGCCTCTGCTGCAGGAAGCTGTGCCCTCAGGGACCGGACAGGGAATATGCCGCCGAGCAGACAGGCGACCGGTGGCTCTTCCTCTCCTCTGTGCCGCAGCCCCTTCCTCTCAGCCAGCCCCCCAAGGACTTTGCCAGCTCCGGCGGAGACTTTGCGCTGGCCAGGTGGGGATTCTTGCCCAGCGGGGTCTTCCTGATGTCGGCCAAGTTTGGCAAAGACAGAGAGGCCCAGCCCCCGTTGCACCTGCCCCCCAACATCTGCATCCTGACCCTGGCCATGATGATCGCTGGCATTCCCACGGTCCCCGTGCCGGGCGTGCGGGAGGAAGACATGGTCCACGCTGCCCAGTGCTTTGTGGCAGAGAACCTGGAGCCTGGCAACGCGCAAGGGGAGGcagcacagaggaggaggaggaggtgggctgCCATGCAGCGCCTGGGGCCTTCCTGCAAGAGGGGGGACAAGCAGAGGAAGAGGGCCACCCACAGGAGCCTCCTGCCCCTGTTCCTGGCGCAGCTGGAGAAGTGA
- the NEURL2 gene encoding neuralized-like protein 2 yields MSAAGHPPTRFHRIHGANVCVDPSGTQATRVESFANGVCFSREPLAPGQIFLVEIEEKELGWCGHLRVGLTAHDPRSLETVPEYSLPDLVNLGDSWVFAITRNHNRVTQDAAGEEASARVRGFFSDPYLLIEKVRIPRDKLVGRSRPGRYSHLLDDLYRTNVLPATARRSRIGVLYAPQPDGTADMHIVINGEDMGPSARGLPGSRPLYAVVDIFASTKSVRLIQVEYGFPSLQTLCRLAIQKHIAHRLDIDGLDLPPSLKNFCKYE; encoded by the exons ATGAGTGCTGCAGGCCACCCGCCCACCCGCTTCCACCGAATCCACGGGGCCAATGTTTGCGTTGACCCTTCGGGCACCCAGGCCACCCGCGTGGAGAGCTTCGCCAACGGCGTCTGCTTCAGCCGGGAGCCCCTGGCGCCCGGGCAGATCTTCCTGGTGGAGATTGAGGAGAAGGAGCTGGGCTGGTGCGGCCACCTGCGGGTGGGGCTGACCGCCCATGACCCTCGCAGCCTGGAGACGGTGCCCGAGTACTCCCTGCCGGACCTGGTCAACCTGGGCGACAGCTGGGTCTTCGCCATCACCCGCAACCACAATCGGGTCACCCAGGACGCTGCCGGGGAAGAGGCCTCCGCCCGGGTGAGGGGCTTCTTCTCTGACCCCTACTTGCTCATCGAGAAGGTCAGGATCCCTCGGGACAAGCTGGTGGGCCGCAGCAGGCCAGGCCGCTACAGCCACCTCCTGGACGACCTGTACAGGACCAACGTGCTCCCTGCCACGGCCCGGAGGAGCAGGATCGGGGTGCTGTACGCCCCACAGCCAGACGGGACAGCCGACATGCACATTGTCATCAACGGGGAGGACATGGGTCCCAGCGCCAGAGGCCTCCCGGGCTCCCGGCCCCTTTACGCCGTGGTCGACATCTTTGCTTCCACCAAGAGCGTCCGCCTCATCCAGGTGGAATACGGAT TCCCCTCCCTGCAGACCCTCTGCCGGCTGGCCATCCAGAAGCACATTGCCCACCGGCTAGACATCGATGGGCTCGACCTCCCTCCATCGCTGAAGAACTTCTGCAAATACGAGTGA
- the CTSA gene encoding lysosomal protective protein yields MPPLLAAAAASPLLLLLVLLLCGAAQAAPAGHEVTYLPGLAKQPAFKHYSGYLDAESDKHLHYWFVEAQGKGNANKPLVLWLNGGPGCSSIAGLLTEHGPFTIQPDGSTLGYNSYAWNKLAHILYLESPVGVGYSYSDSQDYRTNDTEVARVNYLALKEFLRLYPEHSSKDLFLTGESYGGIYIPTLAQLVMQDPSLNLKGIAVGNGLSSYETNDNSLVYFAYYHGLLGSRLWSDLQASCCSGGKCNFHDNKNLNCTLGMAEVIRIVDESGLNIYNLYAPCAGGVPGSYRYNDGMLVSYDLGNNFIRQPLRSSWREFLLTLPVSSNKARLDPPCINTSSPTTYMNDPQVRKALHVKDNAPEWQMCSFPVSRGYKRIYMTMNDQYLKLLGTMKYRILIYNGDVDMACNFLGDEWFVDSLRQKVQVARRPWIYTDENGQDQIGGFVKEYTNISFLTVKGAGHMVPSDRPRPAFNMFQRFITGQPF; encoded by the exons ATGCCGCCTCttctcgctgctgctgccgcctctccgctgctgctgctgctggtgcttctCCTCTGCGGCGCTGCCCAAGCGGCGCCCGCCGGGCACGAGGTCACCTACCTGCCGGGGCTGGCCAAGCAGCCCGCCTTCAAGCACTACTCGGGCTACCTGGACGCCGAGAGCGACAAGCACCTGCACTACTG GTTCGTGGAGGCGCAGGGCAAGGGCAACGCAAACAAGCCCCTCGTGCTGTGGCTGAACGGTGGGCCCGGATGCAGCTCCATCGCCGGCCTCTTGACAGAGCATGGGCCCTTCACG ATTCAGCCTGATGGATCCACTCTGGGATACAACAGCTATGCCTGGAACAAG CTGGCGCACATCCTGTACTTGGAGTCCCCCGTTGGGGTGGGCTACTCCTACTCCGATAGCCAAGACTACCGGACCAACGACACCGAG GTGGCTCGCGTGAACTACCTGGCCTTGAAGGAGTTCTTGCGCCTCTACCCGGAGCACAGCAGCAAGGACCTCTTCCTCACCGGGGAGAGCTACGGCGGGATCTACATCCCCACGCTGGCGCAGTTGGTCATGCAGGACCCCAGCCTCAACTTGAAG GGAATCGCAGTGGGCAACGGACTCTCCTCCTACGAGACCAACGACAACTCCCTGGTTTACTTCGCCTACTACCACGGCCTTTTGGGGAGCAG GCTCTGGTCGGACTTGCAGGCCTCGTGTTGCTCTGGCGGGAAATGCAACTTCCACGACAACAAGAACCTGAACTGCACTCTTGGG ATGGCGGAGGTGATCCGTATTGTGGACGAGTCCGGCCTCAACATCTACAACCTGTATGCCCCGTGTGCTGGCGGAGTGCCGGGAAGCTACAG GTACAATGATGGGATGCTGGTCAGCTACGACCTGGGCAACAACTTCATTCGGCAGCCGCTTCGTTCCTCTTGGCGGGAG TTCCTGCTCACCTTGCCGGTCTCAAGTAACAAGGCTCGCCTGGACCCCCCCTGCATCAACACCTCGTCCCCCACCACCTACATGAACGACCCCCAGGTGCGCAAGGCCTTGCACGTGAAGGACAATGCCCCGGAATGGCAAATGTGCAG CTTCCCCGTCAGCCGGGGTTACAAGCGCATCTACATGACGATGAACGACCAGTACCTGAAACTGCTTGGCACCATG AAATACCGCATCCTGATCTACAACGGCGACGTAGACATGGCCTGCAACTTTCTGGGGGACGAGTGGTTCGTGGACTCCTTGCGCCAGAAG GTGCAAGTGGCCCGGCGGCCCTGGATCTACACCGATGAGAATGGGCAGGACCAGATTGGCGGCTTCGTGAAGGAGTACACCAACATCTCCTTCCTCACCGTCAAG GGAGCAGGTCACATGGTGCCTTCGGACCGCCCAAGACCCGCCTTCAACATGTTCCAGCGCTTCATCACGGGGCAGCCCTTCTAG